One Gossypium raimondii isolate GPD5lz chromosome 3, ASM2569854v1, whole genome shotgun sequence genomic window carries:
- the LOC105794795 gene encoding uncharacterized protein LOC105794795 codes for MANSTDSTFADRGSPSFSSGNAMGPATNGRTVVDFIPQVAGLPFPPPILRLSKAQRKTTPTGVNHGSASSGKQPSPPPAIKIFVSYPTIYKLGARKFLLDNNVSPLGCVPANIHAKKHNTSCVEDINQRVAFFNGLLPNVLTKLEKILTGSTLVGCDLYKLF; via the exons ATGGCCAATTCTACTGATTCTACTTTTGCTGACCGTGGCAGTCCCTCGTTCTCCAGTGGTAATGCAATGGGCCCTGCCACCAATGGTAGAACCGTCGTGGATTTTATTC CTCAAGTAGCTGGCTTGCCCTTTCCTCCTCCTATTCTGAGATTGTCTAAGGCCCAGAGGAAGACCACTCCTACCGGAGTAAATCATGGTTCTGCTTCTAGTGGGAAACAGCCTTCGCCTCCTCCTGCCATAAAAATATTTGTGAGTTATCCG ACAATATATAAACTGGGAGCAAGGAAATTTCTACTAGATAATAATGTTTCTCCATTAGGCTGTGTGCCCGCCAATATTCACGCCAAAAAGCACAATACTTCCTGTGTGGAAGATATTAACCAGAGAGTAGCTTTCTTCAATGGACTCCTCCCCAACGTTTTGACAAAACTAGAGAAGATCTTAACGGGATCTACTTTAGTGGGGTGTGATCTATACAAATTGTTTTAA